In a genomic window of Bordetella petrii:
- a CDS encoding TRAP transporter large permease: protein MTESLLALGAMLTLVFLRVPVAFAMALVGFIGLGLLRNWHSAYAMAGSVIYESGFQYLLSVLPLFILMGNFVTQSRMSRELYTAAHAVLGHRRGGLAMSTIVACGGFGAICGSSLATAATMAKVAYPEMRRIGYSEKLAAGSIAAGGTLGILIPPSIIMVVYCLLTEQSIGKMFAAGVLPGLLAIACYMGAVAWVVRRDPAAGPKGERSTWPQIRQALGQVWSVLALIAMLMGGIYAGVFTPAEAAGIGAFLGFVFACSRRSMSWRTFVEVVVESAKTTGMIFLVMIGALMLANFINFTSLPGDLLELVERYHLSPLAVIFAICGIYIVLGCVLESMSMILLTVPVFYPLVQSLGFDLIWFGIIVVVVTEISFITPPFGMNVFVLRGLLPGVSTQTIFRGVAPFVVSDIGRLTVLILFPAISLYLPQFVS, encoded by the coding sequence ATGACCGAATCGCTGCTAGCCCTGGGCGCCATGCTGACGCTGGTATTCCTGCGCGTTCCTGTGGCGTTCGCCATGGCGCTGGTGGGGTTCATCGGCCTGGGCCTGTTGCGCAACTGGCATTCCGCCTATGCCATGGCGGGTTCCGTCATCTATGAAAGTGGGTTCCAGTATTTGCTGTCGGTGTTGCCGCTGTTCATCCTGATGGGCAATTTCGTGACCCAGTCGCGCATGTCGCGCGAACTCTATACGGCGGCCCACGCCGTGCTGGGGCACCGCCGGGGCGGGCTGGCCATGTCGACCATCGTCGCCTGCGGCGGCTTCGGCGCGATCTGCGGCTCCAGCCTCGCCACCGCGGCCACCATGGCCAAGGTCGCCTACCCGGAAATGCGCCGCATAGGCTACAGCGAAAAACTGGCTGCCGGCTCGATCGCCGCGGGCGGCACGCTGGGCATCCTGATCCCGCCCTCCATCATCATGGTGGTGTATTGCCTGCTGACCGAGCAGAGCATCGGCAAAATGTTCGCCGCCGGCGTGCTGCCCGGCCTGCTGGCCATTGCCTGCTACATGGGCGCCGTGGCCTGGGTCGTGCGCCGCGACCCCGCCGCCGGCCCGAAGGGCGAACGCAGTACGTGGCCACAGATCCGCCAGGCGCTGGGCCAGGTATGGAGCGTGCTGGCGCTGATCGCCATGCTGATGGGCGGCATTTATGCCGGCGTGTTCACTCCCGCGGAGGCGGCCGGTATCGGCGCGTTCCTGGGCTTTGTCTTCGCATGCAGCCGCCGCAGCATGAGCTGGCGCACCTTCGTCGAGGTGGTGGTCGAGTCGGCCAAGACCACCGGCATGATATTCCTGGTGATGATCGGCGCGCTGATGCTGGCCAACTTCATCAATTTCACCTCATTGCCCGGCGACCTGCTCGAACTGGTGGAACGCTATCACCTAAGCCCGCTCGCTGTGATCTTCGCCATTTGCGGCATCTACATCGTGCTGGGCTGCGTGCTGGAAAGCATGTCGATGATTCTGCTGACCGTGCCGGTGTTCTACCCGCTGGTGCAGAGCCTGGGGTTCGACCTGATCTGGTTCGGCATCATCGTGGTCGTGGTCACCGAGATCAGCTTCATCACGCCGCCGTTCGGCATGAATGTGTTCGTGCTGCGCGGCTTGCTGCCCGGCGTCAGTACGCAGACCATCTTTCGCGGCGTGGCGCCCTTCGTAGTAAGCGATATCGGGCGGCTGACCGTACTGATCCTGTTTCCGGCGATATCGCTGTACTTGCCCCAATTCGTGAGCTAG
- the ilvD gene encoding dihydroxy-acid dehydratase produces the protein MSLHKHRSRMVTDGLTRAPHRAFLRATGFDDEALKKSIVGIVSTQGENTPCSMALAPQADRARLGVAAGGGVPVSFSTISVSDGTSMNHAGMRMSLLSREAIADSVEMVMRGHAYDGLVAFAGCDKTLPAMMMAIVRLNVPAVFLYGGATLPGHALGKQATILDTIEAVGRVQHGGMTAAELKTMERTCTPSAGSCPGQFTANTMAMVGEALGLSPLGTAMMPAVYSERLAIAQRAGEQVMRALAQGGPLPRDLVTRASLDNACAAVAATGGSTNAALHIPAIAHEAGIRYTLDDVAAVFQRTPLIADLQPGGRFLARDLHEAGGVPAVLKALLEGGYIDGNVPTLDGRPLARALVDFAGPDGEVVRPCSRAIHPSGGVTVLKGNLSPQGALLKIAGLKSLQFSGPARVFENEEDCMRAVSQRTYQPGDVLVIRNEGPQGGPGMREMLSVTAALYGQGMGEKVALLTDGRFSGATRGLCIGYVGPEAAAGGPIAFVRDGDIIHIDAQANTLRVELSDAELAARRASHVPPARPRLAGALEKYALLVRPAHEGAVTHSGGLDWPYETPEAE, from the coding sequence ATGTCACTGCACAAACACCGCTCGCGGATGGTCACCGACGGCCTGACCCGGGCGCCTCACCGGGCCTTTCTGCGCGCCACCGGGTTCGACGACGAAGCCCTGAAGAAATCAATCGTTGGCATTGTCAGTACCCAAGGCGAAAACACGCCCTGCTCGATGGCCCTGGCGCCCCAGGCGGACCGCGCCCGCCTGGGCGTGGCGGCCGGGGGCGGCGTGCCGGTCAGTTTTTCGACCATTTCGGTGTCGGATGGCACGTCCATGAACCATGCCGGCATGCGCATGAGCCTGCTTTCGCGCGAGGCGATCGCCGACAGCGTGGAAATGGTGATGCGCGGCCACGCCTATGACGGACTGGTGGCGTTCGCCGGCTGCGACAAGACGCTGCCCGCCATGATGATGGCGATCGTGCGCCTGAACGTGCCGGCGGTGTTTCTCTACGGCGGCGCGACGTTGCCCGGCCACGCGCTCGGCAAGCAGGCCACCATCCTGGACACCATCGAGGCAGTGGGCCGCGTGCAGCATGGCGGCATGACGGCCGCCGAGCTCAAGACCATGGAGCGTACTTGCACGCCATCGGCCGGCTCGTGCCCGGGCCAATTCACCGCCAACACCATGGCCATGGTCGGAGAAGCCCTGGGCTTGTCGCCCCTGGGCACCGCCATGATGCCCGCGGTGTACAGCGAACGCCTGGCCATCGCCCAGCGGGCCGGCGAACAAGTCATGCGCGCCCTGGCCCAAGGCGGCCCCCTGCCGCGCGACCTGGTCACGCGCGCCAGCCTGGACAATGCCTGCGCCGCGGTGGCTGCCACCGGCGGCTCGACCAACGCGGCGCTGCACATTCCCGCCATCGCTCACGAAGCCGGCATCCGCTACACGCTGGATGACGTTGCCGCCGTATTCCAGCGCACGCCATTGATCGCGGACTTGCAGCCGGGCGGACGCTTCCTGGCGCGCGACCTGCACGAAGCGGGCGGCGTGCCCGCCGTACTGAAAGCCCTGCTGGAAGGCGGTTATATCGACGGCAACGTGCCGACGCTCGACGGCCGGCCGCTGGCGCGAGCCCTGGTCGACTTCGCCGGGCCGGACGGCGAGGTGGTGCGCCCCTGCTCGCGCGCGATCCACCCTTCGGGCGGCGTCACGGTGCTGAAAGGCAACCTCAGCCCGCAAGGCGCGCTGCTCAAGATCGCGGGCCTGAAATCGCTGCAATTCTCCGGGCCGGCGCGCGTGTTCGAAAACGAAGAAGACTGCATGCGCGCGGTGTCACAGCGCACCTACCAGCCCGGCGACGTGCTGGTCATCCGCAACGAAGGCCCCCAGGGCGGGCCGGGCATGAGAGAGATGCTCAGCGTGACCGCCGCACTGTATGGACAGGGCATGGGCGAAAAAGTGGCCCTGCTGACCGACGGCCGCTTCTCGGGCGCGACGCGCGGGCTGTGCATCGGTTATGTGGGCCCCGAGGCCGCGGCGGGCGGCCCCATCGCCTTCGTTCGCGACGGCGACATCATCCATATCGACGCCCAGGCCAATACCTTGCGCGTCGAACTCAGCGACGCCGAACTGGCCGCCCGCCGCGCCAGCCATGTGCCGCCGGCACGGCCGCGCCTGGCCGGCGCGCTCGAAAAATACGCCTTGCTGGTGCGGCCGGCGCACGAAGGCGCCGTCACGCACTCGGGGGGATTGGATTGGCCCTACGAAACCCCGGAGGCCGAATGA
- a CDS encoding TRAP transporter small permease, which produces MKHLNCAIVAALKAIAVVSLCGMSLLTVIDAAGRYLLNRPIIGSVELVELLMIAVIFSSVPLMTRARGHITVDGFSHLFSARAVRLQDRFGALLATLVSGFLAWVTWAKAESTAEYGDITAMLSIPLAPFVYFMAVMLALDAICHAANFFYAGPATGSHKS; this is translated from the coding sequence ATGAAACACCTTAACTGCGCCATCGTGGCGGCGCTGAAGGCCATCGCGGTGGTCAGCCTGTGCGGCATGAGCCTGTTGACCGTGATCGACGCGGCGGGCCGCTATCTGCTGAACCGGCCCATCATCGGCTCGGTCGAACTGGTCGAGCTGCTGATGATCGCGGTGATCTTCTCCAGCGTTCCCCTGATGACGCGCGCGCGCGGCCACATCACGGTAGACGGCTTCAGCCATTTGTTCTCGGCCCGGGCAGTACGCCTGCAAGACCGATTCGGCGCACTGCTGGCCACGCTGGTCAGCGGCTTCCTGGCGTGGGTGACCTGGGCCAAGGCCGAGAGCACGGCCGAATATGGCGACATCACCGCCATGCTGAGCATTCCGCTCGCCCCGTTCGTCTATTTCATGGCGGTCATGCTTGCCCTGGATGCGATCTGCCACGCAGCCAATTTCTTCTACGCCGGGCCCGCCACAGGAAGCCATAAATCATGA
- a CDS encoding ABC transporter substrate-binding protein, translating into MIRRVQFALAAAAVSLAASAAPATAQTVMKVGTETNGVPFSFLNPATQQMQGFMIDLIQAVGKHAGFTPAIEAMDFSALISSLTSKKIDIIASAMYITDKRKQVIDFTRPVYTYGEGMIVPSTDKTDYPSYQPFKDRVVGAQVGTVYVDALKAAGIFKEVKVYDTIPAIIRDVNAGRIEAGIADYPTLSYYLGLGQFPRTRLVQSYKASLPGSIGLGLRQGDDALKQKLQAALDEVKRSGELDALLKKWKLV; encoded by the coding sequence ATGATCCGAAGAGTGCAATTTGCCCTGGCCGCCGCGGCGGTCTCCCTGGCCGCCAGCGCGGCGCCCGCCACCGCACAAACCGTGATGAAGGTGGGCACCGAAACCAACGGCGTGCCATTCTCGTTCCTGAACCCTGCCACACAACAGATGCAGGGATTCATGATCGACCTGATCCAGGCCGTGGGCAAGCACGCCGGGTTCACGCCGGCTATCGAGGCCATGGATTTCTCCGCCCTGATCTCGTCGCTGACGTCCAAGAAAATCGACATCATCGCCTCGGCCATGTACATCACCGACAAGCGCAAGCAGGTGATCGACTTCACCCGGCCGGTGTACACGTATGGGGAAGGCATGATCGTGCCGTCCACCGACAAGACCGACTACCCCTCGTACCAGCCGTTCAAAGACCGTGTGGTGGGCGCGCAGGTAGGCACCGTTTATGTCGACGCGCTGAAGGCCGCGGGCATTTTCAAGGAAGTGAAGGTGTACGACACCATTCCGGCCATCATCCGCGACGTCAATGCCGGGCGCATCGAGGCCGGCATTGCCGACTATCCCACGCTTTCCTACTATCTGGGCCTGGGCCAGTTTCCCCGCACGCGGCTGGTGCAGAGCTACAAGGCTTCGCTGCCCGGCTCCATTGGCCTGGGCTTGCGGCAGGGCGACGATGCGCTGAAGCAGAAGCTGCAGGCCGCGCTCGATGAGGTCAAGCGCAGCGGCGAGCTCGACGCGCTGCTGAAAAAATGGAAGCTGGTTTAA
- a CDS encoding DUF2798 domain-containing protein codes for MSMLMTGWVSWMNLGLGPDFAAQWARAFFAAWPAAFMIMLATGPAVQRFSQRLVAPRPGEAVAGR; via the coding sequence ATGTCGATGTTGATGACCGGGTGGGTGTCGTGGATGAATCTGGGCCTGGGCCCGGACTTCGCCGCGCAATGGGCGCGGGCCTTTTTTGCCGCCTGGCCGGCGGCCTTCATGATCATGCTGGCAACGGGCCCGGCGGTGCAGCGCTTCAGCCAGCGGCTGGTCGCACCGCGGCCCGGGGAGGCCGTGGCGGGCCGCTAG
- a CDS encoding 2-hydroxyacid dehydrogenase, producing MQLVIKSGGAQALPEWSEHFREFAPGLQISGRHEPVADPGQVGYALVWEPDPGWLASFPNLKLIISSGAGVDHILADPQLPAHVPIARLVTQETAGEMSEFVLAAALAITKEFKRFANDQAICRWDTPEVPRMMRDMRVGVMGLGYLGSATAALLARTGFPTAGWSRAPAPIAGVDTYGGPQQLPAFLARTDILVCLLPGTEATRGILGAETLAQLPRGAALISVGRGSHMVEPDLLAALDSGQLSQAVLDVFEAEPLPADSPLWRHPGVMITPHCAATPTRRERARYVAELIRRCEAGEPLPNLYDPAKGY from the coding sequence ATGCAGTTGGTGATCAAGTCTGGGGGGGCGCAGGCCCTGCCCGAATGGAGCGAGCATTTCCGCGAGTTCGCGCCCGGCCTGCAGATCAGCGGCCGCCACGAGCCCGTGGCCGACCCCGGGCAGGTCGGCTATGCGTTGGTGTGGGAACCCGACCCCGGCTGGCTGGCGTCGTTTCCCAACCTGAAGCTCATCATCAGTTCGGGCGCGGGCGTTGACCACATTCTGGCTGATCCGCAATTGCCGGCCCATGTGCCGATTGCGCGGCTGGTTACGCAGGAAACGGCCGGCGAAATGAGCGAGTTCGTGCTGGCCGCGGCGCTAGCCATTACCAAGGAGTTCAAGCGTTTCGCCAACGACCAGGCCATCTGCCGCTGGGACACGCCCGAGGTGCCGCGCATGATGCGCGATATGCGGGTCGGCGTCATGGGGCTGGGTTACCTGGGCTCGGCCACCGCCGCGCTGCTGGCGCGCACGGGCTTTCCCACCGCCGGCTGGTCGCGGGCGCCCGCCCCGATCGCCGGCGTGGACACCTATGGCGGGCCGCAGCAACTGCCGGCGTTCCTGGCCCGCACCGACATCCTGGTTTGCCTGCTGCCTGGCACCGAGGCCACGCGCGGCATCCTGGGCGCCGAGACCCTGGCGCAACTGCCGCGCGGCGCGGCGTTGATCAGCGTGGGGCGCGGCTCGCACATGGTCGAGCCAGACCTGCTGGCCGCGCTGGACAGCGGCCAGTTGTCGCAAGCGGTGCTGGATGTCTTCGAGGCCGAACCCCTGCCGGCCGACTCGCCACTGTGGCGGCATCCGGGCGTGATGATCACGCCGCATTGCGCCGCCACGCCCACCCGGCGCGAACGCGCCCGCTACGTGGCCGAGCTGATCCGCCGCTGCGAGGCAGGCGAGCCGCTGCCGAACTTGTACGATCCGGCCAAGGGGTACTAA
- a CDS encoding TRAP transporter substrate-binding protein, protein MIKSLAIILTAGAALAAPLAAHAQKVELTVSSWLPPTHAVVADFLVPWGQEIEKATEGRVTLRLLPKPVTNPAGHFDAVRDGLVDISFVSHAYYPGRFQLTKFAVMPFSGNTAVSRSVAAWDTYEKYLLKADEHKGVKLLGIYAHGPGITFTTSKTVARIEDYQGLKIRVGGGMAADVAKAVGATPIAKPAPTSYELLSTGVVDGVFFPAESLVSFKLDGIIKHATVFPGGLYSDTHAVIMNPDAFARLSKHDQAALLKLSGRHLAELAGKAWDKHDAEAHKVLDGGGIQVVKADDALVAAVRERTQGFEQTWLDAAAAKNIDGPAALAAFRAEIKQLDNQ, encoded by the coding sequence ATGATCAAATCCCTGGCCATCATCCTTACCGCCGGCGCGGCCCTGGCCGCGCCGCTGGCTGCCCATGCGCAGAAAGTTGAGCTGACCGTGTCCAGCTGGCTGCCCCCCACGCACGCCGTCGTCGCCGACTTCCTGGTGCCTTGGGGGCAGGAAATCGAAAAAGCGACCGAGGGCCGGGTCACGTTGCGCCTGCTGCCTAAGCCGGTCACCAACCCGGCGGGCCATTTCGATGCGGTGCGCGACGGCCTGGTGGACATCTCCTTCGTGTCGCACGCCTATTATCCGGGCCGGTTCCAATTGACCAAGTTCGCCGTCATGCCGTTTTCGGGCAACACGGCCGTGTCCCGCTCGGTCGCGGCGTGGGACACCTACGAGAAATACCTGTTGAAAGCCGACGAGCACAAAGGCGTGAAACTGCTGGGCATCTACGCGCACGGGCCGGGCATCACGTTCACGACCAGCAAGACCGTCGCCCGCATCGAGGACTACCAGGGGCTGAAGATCCGCGTGGGCGGCGGCATGGCGGCCGACGTGGCCAAGGCTGTGGGCGCCACGCCGATTGCCAAGCCGGCTCCCACCTCGTACGAACTGCTCAGCACGGGCGTCGTGGACGGCGTTTTCTTCCCGGCCGAATCCCTGGTTTCGTTCAAGCTGGACGGCATCATCAAGCATGCCACCGTCTTCCCCGGCGGCCTGTATTCCGACACGCACGCGGTCATCATGAACCCCGACGCCTTCGCACGCCTGTCGAAGCACGACCAGGCGGCCCTGCTGAAGTTGTCGGGCCGCCACCTTGCCGAACTGGCCGGCAAAGCATGGGACAAACACGATGCCGAAGCCCACAAGGTGCTGGACGGCGGCGGCATACAGGTCGTGAAAGCCGACGATGCCCTCGTGGCAGCCGTGCGCGAGCGCACGCAGGGCTTCGAGCAAACCTGGCTGGACGCCGCCGCCGCGAAAAACATCGACGGGCCGGCGGCGCTCGCGGCATTTCGCGCCGAGATCAAGCAGCTCGACAATCAATGA
- the nadA gene encoding quinolinate synthase NadA, whose protein sequence is MHTLAARPVEFDLPASPAQAACPTTIGQAWARVPEPLPPGQRAALIERIRELLARERAVLVAHYYVDADLQELAEATGGCVGDSLEMARFGRDHPADTLVVAGVRFMGETAKILSPSKRILMPDLQATCSLDLGCPDDDFTAWCDAHPDRTVVVYANTSAAVKARADWVVTSSIALDVVANLHARGQRILWAPDRHLGSYVQRQTGADMLLWQGACVVHDEFKGVELELLRAEHPQARVLAHPESPQAVLAQADVVGSTTQLIDAARALDAGQFIVATDQGILHKMRAAAPGKQFIAAPTAGNSATCKSCAHCPWMAMNELAGLANVLEHGHNEITLDPELGRRAKLPIDRMLAFAEQRKQRVRASGDLARDTALYERVGPA, encoded by the coding sequence ATGCACACACTTGCCGCTCGGCCAGTGGAATTCGACCTGCCCGCCTCGCCGGCCCAGGCAGCCTGCCCCACCACCATCGGCCAGGCCTGGGCCCGCGTGCCAGAACCCTTGCCCCCCGGCCAGCGCGCCGCCTTGATCGAGCGTATTCGCGAGCTGCTGGCGCGCGAGCGCGCCGTGCTGGTGGCGCATTACTACGTCGACGCCGACCTGCAGGAACTGGCCGAAGCCACCGGCGGCTGCGTGGGCGACTCACTGGAGATGGCCCGCTTCGGCCGCGACCATCCGGCCGACACGCTGGTCGTGGCGGGGGTGCGCTTCATGGGCGAAACCGCCAAGATCCTCAGTCCGTCCAAGCGCATCCTGATGCCCGACCTGCAGGCCACCTGCTCGCTGGACCTCGGTTGTCCCGACGATGACTTCACCGCCTGGTGCGACGCACATCCCGACCGCACGGTGGTGGTCTACGCGAACACCAGCGCGGCCGTGAAGGCGCGCGCCGACTGGGTGGTAACTTCATCCATCGCGCTGGACGTCGTGGCCAACCTGCACGCGCGCGGCCAGCGCATCCTGTGGGCGCCCGACCGGCACCTGGGCAGCTACGTGCAGCGCCAGACCGGCGCCGACATGCTGCTGTGGCAGGGCGCCTGCGTGGTGCACGATGAATTCAAGGGCGTCGAACTCGAACTGCTGCGTGCCGAACACCCCCAGGCCCGGGTGCTGGCGCACCCCGAATCGCCCCAGGCGGTGCTGGCCCAGGCCGACGTAGTGGGCTCGACCACGCAGCTGATCGACGCCGCGCGCGCGCTCGACGCCGGGCAATTCATCGTGGCCACCGACCAGGGCATTCTGCACAAAATGCGCGCGGCCGCGCCCGGCAAGCAGTTCATCGCGGCCCCCACGGCGGGCAACAGCGCCACTTGCAAAAGCTGCGCCCATTGCCCGTGGATGGCCATGAACGAGCTGGCCGGACTGGCCAACGTGCTGGAACACGGCCACAACGAAATCACGCTGGACCCGGAGCTGGGCCGCCGCGCCAAACTGCCTATCGACCGCATGCTGGCCTTCGCCGAACAGCGCAAGCAACGCGTGCGCGCCAGCGGCGACCTGGCGCGCGACACGGCGCTGTACGAACGGGTCGGCCCGGCCTGA
- a CDS encoding NAD(P)-dependent oxidoreductase — translation MSAALAFCGTGLMGAPMVRRLLAAGHRVRVWNRSPDKARALAADGAEPADTPAEAADGCAGVFLCLTDERAVQDTVFGAQGVHRARGAWLVDHSSIAPEAARRFAAQLQQINGRTWIDAPVSGGVAGARAGTLSVMAGGPADAIQAASACMRAYAARITRMGPVGAGQIAKLCNQTIVASTVNAIAEAVALAQRSGIDAATLNTALAGGWADSVLLQIFVPRMTAAVEQPLGTVDTMLKDVENIAALARATHTELAGLNGVLASYRAAAAQGLGPADLSDIVRVAWPERPHGHGHGHGHGQP, via the coding sequence ATGAGCGCCGCATTGGCATTTTGCGGCACCGGCCTCATGGGCGCGCCCATGGTGCGCCGGCTGCTGGCGGCAGGGCATCGCGTGCGGGTCTGGAACCGCAGCCCCGACAAAGCCCGCGCGCTGGCGGCCGACGGCGCCGAGCCTGCCGACACGCCGGCCGAAGCCGCCGACGGCTGCGCCGGTGTATTCCTGTGCCTGACCGACGAGCGCGCCGTGCAGGACACCGTGTTTGGCGCCCAGGGCGTACATCGCGCCCGCGGCGCCTGGCTGGTCGATCATTCCAGCATTGCCCCTGAAGCGGCGCGCCGCTTTGCAGCACAGCTGCAGCAAATCAACGGACGCACCTGGATCGATGCGCCGGTCTCGGGCGGCGTGGCGGGGGCGCGGGCCGGCACGCTGTCGGTCATGGCGGGCGGTCCGGCCGATGCCATCCAGGCAGCCTCCGCATGCATGCGAGCGTACGCGGCGCGCATTACCCGCATGGGCCCGGTAGGCGCAGGGCAGATCGCCAAGCTGTGCAACCAGACCATTGTCGCCAGCACCGTCAACGCGATCGCCGAGGCCGTGGCGCTGGCGCAGCGCAGCGGCATCGATGCGGCCACGCTGAATACCGCCCTGGCCGGTGGCTGGGCCGACTCGGTCCTGCTGCAGATCTTCGTGCCGCGCATGACCGCTGCCGTCGAGCAGCCTCTGGGCACGGTGGACACCATGCTCAAAGACGTAGAGAACATAGCGGCGCTGGCGCGCGCCACCCACACCGAGCTGGCCGGCCTGAATGGCGTGCTGGCCAGCTACCGGGCCGCCGCCGCGCAGGGCCTGGGACCGGCCGACCTGTCGGACATCGTGCGCGTGGCCTGGCCCGAGCGGCCGCACGGGCACGGGCACGGGCACGGGCACGGGCAGCCATGA
- a CDS encoding SDR family oxidoreductase, with protein MNILVTGANGYIGRELARQLCAMPAVAGYEATGTITLCDLAFDAPPSDPRVRCIEGNFADSATLAAMTEPAPDLVFHLASIASGRAEQEFELGLQVNLEGSLRLLERLRRQGRAPALVFTSSIAVFGAPLPEQVDDHTPLAPALSYGAHKYAMEILLADYTRRGFVRARAVRLPGIVPRPPVSNGAWSAFSSTLIRSLAAGQPCTMPVSPQATLWLMSLSCCVANLLHAARLATLPPGELTAWTLPALRVSVQEIVQAFDARSGDQASKLVRYAPDPAIEAQFGAQPPLHTPAAEAAGFRHDGDLSALLGSAAPIPP; from the coding sequence ATGAATATTCTCGTCACAGGAGCCAACGGCTATATCGGCAGGGAACTGGCGCGCCAGCTGTGCGCCATGCCGGCCGTGGCCGGATACGAGGCCACCGGTACCATCACGCTGTGCGACCTGGCCTTTGACGCGCCCCCCAGCGACCCGCGCGTGCGGTGCATCGAAGGCAACTTTGCCGACTCCGCCACGCTGGCCGCCATGACCGAGCCGGCGCCGGACTTGGTGTTTCACCTGGCCAGCATCGCCAGCGGCCGGGCCGAGCAGGAATTCGAACTGGGATTGCAGGTCAACCTGGAGGGCTCGCTGCGCCTGCTGGAGCGGCTGCGCCGGCAAGGCCGCGCCCCCGCGCTGGTATTCACCAGCAGCATCGCGGTATTCGGCGCCCCGCTGCCCGAACAGGTCGACGATCACACGCCGCTGGCGCCAGCCCTGAGCTATGGCGCGCACAAGTACGCCATGGAGATACTGCTGGCCGACTACACGCGCCGCGGTTTCGTGCGCGCGCGCGCCGTGCGCCTGCCGGGCATCGTTCCGCGGCCGCCGGTATCCAACGGTGCCTGGTCGGCGTTTTCCAGCACGCTGATACGGTCGCTGGCCGCAGGCCAGCCCTGCACCATGCCGGTCAGTCCGCAAGCCACGCTCTGGCTCATGTCGCTGTCGTGCTGCGTGGCCAACCTATTGCACGCCGCCAGGCTCGCCACGCTGCCTCCCGGCGAGCTTACGGCCTGGACCCTGCCCGCCCTGCGCGTATCGGTGCAAGAAATCGTGCAGGCTTTCGACGCGCGCAGCGGCGACCAGGCCAGCAAGTTGGTGCGCTATGCGCCCGATCCGGCCATCGAAGCGCAGTTCGGGGCGCAGCCCCCTTTGCATACCCCGGCCGCAGAAGCCGCGGGGTTTCGCCATGACGGCGACCTGTCGGCGCTGCTCGGCAGCGCGGCGCCCATACCACCATAG
- a CDS encoding LysR substrate-binding domain-containing protein yields the protein MKRRRVGLMVAMAEAGLGIMYCPHTLTREALASGRLQRVLTGWRTPHRTLYAVWPQQQLPRKVRALLEHLSDFARQTPLLQGDEAPAA from the coding sequence ATGAAACGCAGGCGAGTGGGGTTGATGGTGGCCATGGCCGAGGCCGGGCTGGGCATCATGTACTGCCCGCACACGCTCACCCGCGAAGCGCTGGCCAGCGGCCGCCTGCAACGCGTGCTGACCGGCTGGCGCACGCCGCACCGCACCCTGTACGCGGTCTGGCCGCAACAGCAGTTGCCACGCAAAGTGCGCGCGCTGCTCGAACACTTGTCGGACTTCGCCCGGCAGACGCCGCTGCTGCAGGGCGACGAAGCGCCTGCCGCGTAA